A genomic region of Alicyclobacillus sp. SO9 contains the following coding sequences:
- a CDS encoding Zn-dependent hydrolase, producing MTLNADRLWHRLKALHEYGQSPDGGVNRFSFTDEERAVKNQVSKYMRAAGLEVREDAVGNLVGRLEGTDPAASVILVGSHVDSVPNGGDFDGPLGVLSGIEAVQAMQEEGHKNRHPIEVVAFTDEEGSRFHFGMIGSRAAAGTLRPEDFDRTDNNGTSIAEAMKAQGFNPEGFLDAARKPGSVRAYLEVHIEQGKVLELRNEPVGVVTGIAGPVWLQVRVYGEAGHAGATPMNLRKDALVGASEMIQFIEEETSRHPRTVGTVGQLRVSPGGVNIIPGDVEFTLDLRDIDVAQRDAAETAIRAYIRKVCTERGLKSEIKELQRIQPVQCDETVQILMSEAAKEAGFTAPFLPSGAGHDGMQLAVLCPIGMIFARSKDGISHHPDEYTSKEDCAAAAQVLYRTLKKLS from the coding sequence TTGACTCTTAACGCAGACAGGTTGTGGCATCGCTTGAAGGCTTTGCACGAATATGGACAGAGTCCGGACGGCGGTGTGAATCGCTTTTCGTTTACAGATGAAGAACGTGCTGTGAAAAATCAGGTGTCAAAGTACATGAGGGCTGCGGGTTTGGAGGTTCGTGAAGATGCAGTGGGTAATTTAGTTGGCCGTCTTGAAGGAACGGATCCCGCAGCATCGGTGATTCTAGTAGGCTCTCATGTGGACTCGGTGCCAAACGGCGGAGACTTCGACGGCCCGCTTGGTGTCCTTTCTGGCATAGAAGCGGTGCAAGCAATGCAGGAGGAAGGTCACAAGAACAGGCATCCTATCGAAGTAGTGGCCTTCACTGACGAGGAGGGATCTCGCTTTCACTTTGGTATGATTGGCAGCCGAGCGGCTGCCGGAACTTTACGGCCGGAGGACTTTGACCGGACGGATAATAACGGCACTAGCATTGCGGAAGCCATGAAAGCACAGGGCTTCAACCCTGAAGGGTTTTTGGATGCGGCGCGGAAACCGGGATCGGTTCGAGCGTATCTAGAAGTACACATCGAACAGGGCAAGGTGCTGGAGTTGAGGAACGAACCGGTCGGTGTCGTAACAGGGATAGCGGGGCCTGTGTGGCTTCAGGTTCGGGTTTACGGTGAAGCCGGTCATGCCGGAGCGACTCCAATGAATCTTCGCAAAGACGCCCTGGTCGGTGCCAGCGAAATGATTCAATTTATTGAAGAGGAGACTAGCAGACACCCAAGGACGGTTGGCACAGTGGGGCAATTGAGGGTCTCCCCTGGCGGGGTCAATATCATTCCTGGAGACGTGGAATTTACGTTGGATTTGAGAGACATTGATGTTGCCCAGAGAGATGCCGCTGAAACTGCGATTCGAGCATACATCCGTAAGGTTTGCACGGAGCGCGGCCTGAAGTCCGAAATCAAAGAACTGCAGCGGATTCAACCTGTGCAGTGCGACGAAACGGTGCAGATACTGATGTCCGAAGCCGCCAAAGAAGCAGGATTTACGGCACCGTTTCTGCCCAGCGGCGCGGGTCACGATGGCATGCAGTTGGCAGTTTTGTGTCCCATTGGCATGATTTTCGCGCGGTCTAAAGATGGGATTAGCCATCATCCAGACGAATATACCAGCAAAGAGGATTGTGCCGCGGCTGCACAAGTACTCTACCGCACATTGAAGAAGCTGTCCTGA
- a CDS encoding DUF3311 domain-containing protein has translation MRPVTWLALLPFIGILGGIGFANRVTPYVLGMPFILFWIVMWVVLTSVVMFVIYRFDPKNQGGDVE, from the coding sequence ATGAGGCCGGTAACCTGGTTGGCGCTGTTGCCGTTTATCGGGATTTTGGGAGGCATTGGCTTTGCAAATCGTGTGACTCCATACGTTTTGGGTATGCCGTTTATTCTGTTTTGGATTGTCATGTGGGTGGTTTTGACGTCTGTTGTGATGTTTGTGATTTATCGATTTGATCCGAAAAACCAGGGAGGTGATGTAGAGTGA
- a CDS encoding adenosylcobalamin-dependent ribonucleoside-diphosphate reductase, with translation MGQTVNQSMLPFSDEDRLGATGERIVADRYLMKDVTKESLQAGSLVVAVLDKKRAYHELAAVVSVDKDAQTAVVELKDGVQETLPLQQVDVLSETAPRDMWKRVSRGAAEVTNNPDVWAERFYELQTGWKYVPGGRINASMGSGMQTTSYNCFVIPSVGPTLRDYAESFGQTLEIQARSGGVGMNLSRIPPQGTLVPVAEESRLQYLNLVMDVWHADIDEFLGTPYPNSTKVVRINREFIRAVEEDEDWQFVFPDTTVENYDEMWNGQIQSWLEAGLPVTKSGNVSAKELYHRILDSGVMVLSDLVGSVLYPGDQRSTIASTLADMWEKMHDGKRVSVVLSSLRPRYSYVRGVNGRSSGAYSWGQLYDKGNLVFGQGFGPVGVGEIMSVGCQLTLQGGSRRGALMLILNDRHADIRKFIRSKQVDGVITGANISVGISERYMEAKANGEPWNLGYVSLEDAERFTGDFDSFEADGGTVEVTEVINASQLWDELVTSAWKSAEPGVVFLGRANAMSNSYYFNPLVATNPCGEQPLPAYGICNLGAVVLSKFAAGFKDSGETVEFEDRDKQAYVKEWLSKSFDNETTEFLLTHIKWEALEETTRLGIRFQDAVIDATYYPFDENRRNQMSERRVGLGIMGLHDLLLYCGVKYGSAESVDLINIVMGLMAEWSYLESVELAKENGPFPAFDADKFLNSGYMKQMAAERPHVTEAIRRHGVRNVTTMTIAPTGTTGTMVGCSTGCEPYYAWSYFRNSRLGMFEENAGIVQEYYDAHPGEDSLPAYFATSMELTPEEHVRVQGALQKWIDSSISKTCNAPNSYTVENTKQLYDLAYDLGCKGVTIYRDGSRSEQVLSLKSEDDKDAESGSTDSRTSNLETPESTEQQIQEAVQAMESTQSSRRQAYVKTSRPDVLYGATYKKTTPLGKAYITINDDPVYHVASEMFVNIGKAGSDVYASNEALGRAITLYLRDSSNPNKEAELVKHFGGIGGSSSVGFGDRRITSVPDAIAKALIEHSETFPMRKSAFQEWASGQESATIETQAQEETKPLALRSFSVEKDLCPNCHQHSFIHTGGCYECEACGYSKC, from the coding sequence ATGGGTCAAACGGTCAATCAAAGCATGTTGCCATTTTCAGATGAAGATAGGTTGGGAGCGACTGGAGAAAGAATTGTTGCCGACCGCTATTTAATGAAGGATGTTACCAAGGAAAGTTTACAGGCCGGTTCACTTGTGGTGGCTGTTTTGGATAAAAAACGCGCCTATCATGAACTGGCTGCAGTGGTCAGTGTAGATAAGGACGCGCAAACTGCAGTGGTGGAACTAAAGGACGGCGTCCAAGAGACACTGCCTTTGCAGCAAGTGGACGTTTTGTCCGAAACTGCTCCCAGAGATATGTGGAAGCGTGTATCGCGGGGGGCCGCAGAAGTCACAAATAATCCAGATGTTTGGGCAGAACGGTTCTATGAACTGCAGACCGGATGGAAATATGTCCCTGGGGGCAGGATTAACGCTTCTATGGGATCAGGCATGCAGACAACCAGCTATAACTGCTTTGTGATTCCAAGTGTAGGTCCAACGCTTCGCGACTATGCTGAATCCTTCGGGCAGACACTCGAGATTCAAGCCCGCAGCGGCGGTGTTGGCATGAATCTCTCGAGGATTCCTCCACAGGGAACACTCGTGCCTGTTGCGGAAGAATCCAGATTGCAATATCTGAATCTGGTGATGGACGTATGGCACGCAGACATAGACGAATTTCTCGGAACGCCCTATCCCAACAGCACGAAGGTTGTGCGCATTAACCGTGAGTTCATTCGTGCAGTTGAGGAAGACGAGGACTGGCAGTTTGTTTTCCCTGACACCACCGTAGAGAACTACGATGAAATGTGGAACGGGCAGATTCAAAGTTGGTTGGAAGCAGGACTGCCTGTAACGAAATCTGGAAACGTATCTGCAAAGGAACTCTACCATCGAATCTTGGACAGCGGCGTCATGGTCCTGTCGGACTTGGTGGGCAGTGTTCTCTATCCAGGTGATCAGCGAAGCACCATTGCCTCCACTCTTGCCGACATGTGGGAGAAGATGCATGACGGCAAACGCGTGTCTGTGGTCCTGTCATCTTTGCGTCCCCGCTATAGCTATGTCAGGGGTGTTAACGGCCGCAGCTCCGGGGCCTATTCGTGGGGTCAATTGTACGACAAAGGGAATCTGGTGTTTGGCCAAGGCTTCGGACCTGTAGGCGTAGGGGAAATTATGAGCGTCGGGTGTCAATTGACACTGCAGGGCGGATCCCGCAGAGGCGCGCTCATGCTCATCCTGAACGACAGACATGCGGATATTCGCAAGTTCATCCGCAGTAAACAAGTTGACGGCGTCATTACCGGCGCAAACATTTCTGTCGGTATTTCTGAACGATACATGGAGGCGAAGGCGAACGGCGAGCCTTGGAATCTAGGGTATGTTTCGTTGGAAGACGCTGAACGGTTTACGGGAGACTTTGATTCCTTTGAAGCTGATGGAGGAACGGTTGAGGTGACAGAAGTCATCAACGCCAGTCAGTTGTGGGATGAGCTGGTTACGTCCGCTTGGAAATCGGCCGAACCGGGCGTCGTTTTTCTGGGGCGCGCCAATGCCATGTCCAATTCGTATTACTTCAATCCCTTGGTGGCCACCAATCCGTGCGGCGAGCAGCCCTTGCCTGCTTACGGAATTTGCAATTTGGGTGCCGTCGTGCTGAGTAAGTTTGCGGCTGGTTTTAAGGATTCAGGAGAGACTGTGGAATTTGAAGACAGGGACAAGCAAGCCTACGTGAAAGAGTGGCTTAGCAAATCCTTTGATAACGAAACAACAGAATTTTTGTTAACTCATATTAAGTGGGAAGCGTTGGAAGAGACGACCAGGCTGGGCATTCGCTTTCAGGATGCCGTGATTGATGCGACATACTATCCATTTGACGAAAACCGCCGCAATCAAATGAGCGAGCGCAGAGTCGGTCTCGGCATTATGGGTTTGCACGATTTGCTGCTGTACTGCGGAGTGAAATACGGATCGGCCGAATCTGTAGACCTTATCAACATTGTGATGGGTCTGATGGCAGAGTGGAGCTATCTGGAGTCTGTAGAACTGGCAAAGGAGAATGGCCCGTTCCCAGCTTTTGATGCGGACAAGTTTCTCAATTCCGGTTATATGAAACAGATGGCAGCGGAAAGGCCCCACGTCACAGAGGCCATTCGGCGGCACGGTGTCCGCAATGTCACCACAATGACCATTGCGCCAACAGGTACAACAGGTACCATGGTTGGATGCTCCACAGGCTGCGAACCCTATTACGCGTGGTCCTATTTCCGAAACTCCAGACTGGGAATGTTCGAGGAGAATGCGGGTATCGTGCAGGAGTACTACGATGCACATCCTGGCGAGGACTCTTTACCCGCTTACTTTGCGACATCGATGGAACTGACCCCAGAGGAACATGTCCGGGTGCAGGGCGCACTGCAAAAGTGGATTGACAGTTCCATTTCGAAAACCTGTAATGCACCGAATTCCTACACAGTGGAGAACACCAAGCAACTGTACGACTTGGCTTATGACTTAGGGTGCAAAGGTGTCACGATTTACCGCGACGGATCGCGTTCAGAACAGGTCCTGTCCCTTAAATCCGAGGATGATAAGGATGCTGAGAGTGGATCAACCGACAGCCGTACGTCAAATCTGGAGACCCCCGAGTCAACTGAGCAGCAAATCCAAGAGGCGGTACAAGCCATGGAGAGCACCCAGTCGTCTCGCAGACAAGCATACGTAAAGACCAGCAGGCCTGATGTGTTGTACGGCGCAACCTATAAGAAGACTACACCGCTTGGCAAGGCGTACATCACAATCAATGATGACCCGGTCTATCACGTTGCCTCCGAGATGTTTGTCAACATCGGCAAGGCTGGCAGTGACGTGTATGCTTCCAACGAAGCCCTTGGCAGAGCCATTACGCTCTACCTGCGGGACTCAAGCAACCCCAACAAGGAAGCAGAACTCGTCAAACACTTCGGCGGCATCGGCGGTTCCAGTTCCGTTGGATTTGGCGACCGGCGCATCACATCCGTTCCGGACGCCATTGCAAAAGCCTTGATTGAGCATTCGGAAACATTTCCAATGCGAAAATCCGCGTTTCAGGAATGGGCCTCCGGCCAAGAGTCTGCAACGATTGAGACACAAGCACAGGAGGAGACAAAGCCTTTGGCCCTGCGGTCGTTCAGTGTGGAAAAAGACTTGTGTCCCAACTGTCACCAGCATTCCTTCATTCATACCGGAGGATGCTATGAATGTGAGGCATGCGGCTACAGCAAGTGTTAG
- a CDS encoding ArsR family transcriptional regulator — translation MKIHLGVIGADDSMKRILEVAQGYPSLEVHPYIYWDENEVIPLLSEHAHTSDMWLFSGKIPYEIARAWGQLHVPLFYLEHTGFSLYPVLLYLAHEHDISIREISLDTITAEEISKMLHETGIVSEFPREFYSSARTRETLIRHHEELYRQGRVKAVVTCLRSAHLALADKGIPAHHVLSTRFAIERALSDVIQTFEMLHFRDSQIAVQLFEFTSVQPTSATPAEPNRTPTEPESIEGQSRRTESIRTRQVTAAIEGYAKKLQGSVRWMGETEGMILTTRGALADVTEGFRKKASDLEGTTQSRAGLESMSCGIGIGRTVFEAQENATMAMRHARKYRNENWVVVFDNKKIKVFSDKDRTEQQSLSYDYADEGLQNVADIAGLSVSTLSKVTHVLHKLGTDELTANELAQNLQILPRSARRILGTLEKSGFAKVRGEETPFMQGRPRKLYQITLRKQK, via the coding sequence ATGAAAATACATTTAGGGGTAATCGGTGCGGATGACTCAATGAAGAGAATACTTGAGGTTGCTCAAGGCTATCCGTCTTTGGAAGTTCATCCATACATCTACTGGGATGAGAATGAAGTCATTCCGCTTTTGTCAGAGCACGCTCATACATCAGATATGTGGCTGTTTAGCGGCAAAATTCCCTATGAAATTGCTAGGGCGTGGGGTCAGCTTCACGTACCGCTGTTCTATTTAGAGCACACGGGTTTCAGCTTATACCCTGTACTCCTCTATTTGGCTCATGAACACGACATTTCAATTCGAGAAATCAGTCTGGATACCATCACAGCCGAAGAAATCAGCAAAATGCTGCACGAGACCGGGATTGTCAGCGAATTCCCCCGTGAGTTCTACAGTTCTGCAAGAACTAGAGAGACACTGATTCGCCACCATGAAGAGTTGTACAGACAGGGGCGTGTCAAGGCAGTAGTCACGTGTCTCCGATCGGCGCATTTAGCATTAGCTGACAAGGGCATCCCGGCACACCATGTCCTTTCCACTCGATTCGCCATTGAACGTGCTTTATCCGACGTCATCCAAACCTTTGAGATGCTGCACTTTCGCGATAGTCAAATTGCAGTACAACTATTCGAGTTTACCTCCGTTCAGCCAACAAGCGCGACGCCAGCGGAGCCGAACCGGACGCCAACCGAGCCGGAATCCATCGAAGGGCAGTCCAGAAGGACAGAGTCCATTCGGACAAGACAGGTAACTGCAGCCATTGAGGGCTACGCCAAAAAGCTGCAAGGATCGGTACGCTGGATGGGTGAGACTGAAGGGATGATTCTGACAACAAGAGGCGCATTGGCAGACGTGACTGAGGGGTTTCGTAAGAAAGCCAGTGACCTTGAGGGCACCACTCAATCGCGGGCAGGACTGGAATCTATGAGTTGTGGTATTGGGATTGGCAGAACGGTCTTTGAAGCACAGGAGAATGCGACTATGGCCATGCGGCATGCGCGAAAGTACAGAAATGAGAACTGGGTCGTTGTTTTTGACAACAAAAAAATCAAGGTGTTTTCGGACAAAGACCGCACAGAACAACAAAGTCTCTCCTATGACTACGCAGATGAAGGATTGCAGAACGTGGCCGATATTGCTGGCCTGAGTGTTTCTACGCTAAGCAAGGTTACCCATGTGCTTCATAAACTCGGTACTGATGAGCTGACCGCAAATGAACTAGCGCAAAATCTTCAGATTCTTCCTCGCAGCGCCCGGCGTATCTTGGGAACCCTCGAAAAAAGTGGGTTTGCTAAGGTACGCGGGGAAGAGACACCGTTCATGCAAGGACGGCCCCGAAAGCTTTATCAAATCACACTAAGAAAACAAAAATAG
- a CDS encoding M20 family metallopeptidase has protein sequence MSVMLEDLESRVESVKEEVIGWRRYLHENPELSFQEEKTSQFIYDTLKSFGGNLEITRPTPTSVVAKLKGGKPGRVLGVRADMDALPITEENSFEFKSKNDGVMHACGHDGHTAMLLGTAKLLLAMQPDIPGEVRFIFQHAEELFPGGAEEMVNAGVMEGVEQVIGIHLWSPLTVGKIGIRAGAFMAAPDTFYITVKGKGGHAAQPQETVDSIAVAAQVVTNLQHVVSRNLDPVDPAVLSVTKFVGGTTHNVIPGSVEMMGTVRSFRPELRTEVPALMERVIKGVTDAHGATYTFKYERGYRPVINDEAVTEKLRECLVEAFSESVVQELPPTMGGEDFSAYQQKAPGVFFYVGARNEEKDIVYPHHHPRFTVDETALPIGVKAFIHAVFKLNSEE, from the coding sequence ATGTCTGTTATGTTGGAAGATTTGGAATCGAGAGTTGAATCTGTCAAAGAAGAAGTTATCGGCTGGCGTAGATATTTGCATGAAAACCCGGAGCTATCCTTTCAGGAGGAAAAAACCTCTCAGTTCATCTATGACACATTGAAGAGTTTTGGCGGCAATCTGGAGATAACTCGTCCCACGCCGACCAGTGTGGTTGCCAAGCTGAAAGGCGGAAAGCCTGGCCGTGTCTTGGGAGTCCGGGCGGATATGGATGCACTGCCCATTACGGAGGAAAACAGCTTTGAGTTCAAATCCAAAAACGACGGCGTCATGCACGCTTGTGGTCACGATGGTCACACAGCCATGCTGCTTGGCACGGCCAAATTGCTGCTTGCGATGCAACCGGATATTCCTGGGGAGGTCCGTTTCATCTTTCAGCATGCCGAGGAGTTGTTCCCCGGGGGAGCAGAAGAAATGGTAAACGCGGGCGTGATGGAAGGTGTGGAGCAGGTCATCGGGATCCACCTGTGGTCGCCTTTGACAGTTGGCAAAATCGGGATTCGGGCTGGAGCATTCATGGCAGCGCCGGATACCTTCTATATCACAGTCAAGGGCAAGGGTGGTCATGCGGCCCAGCCTCAGGAGACGGTAGACAGTATTGCAGTCGCAGCTCAGGTGGTTACCAATCTGCAGCATGTTGTGTCACGCAATCTCGATCCCGTTGACCCAGCGGTCCTATCCGTCACCAAGTTTGTTGGGGGCACCACACATAATGTCATCCCAGGCAGTGTCGAGATGATGGGTACCGTACGCTCGTTCCGACCCGAGCTTCGCACTGAAGTTCCAGCTCTGATGGAACGGGTTATCAAAGGAGTTACAGATGCCCATGGTGCAACCTACACGTTCAAATACGAGAGAGGGTATCGCCCAGTCATTAACGATGAAGCTGTCACAGAAAAACTACGAGAGTGTCTTGTGGAAGCATTCTCGGAGTCTGTAGTGCAGGAACTGCCACCGACCATGGGCGGGGAGGATTTTTCAGCATACCAGCAAAAAGCACCAGGAGTTTTCTTCTATGTGGGCGCTCGAAATGAGGAGAAAGATATCGTTTATCCGCACCACCACCCGCGCTTCACGGTAGATGAAACTGCGTTGCCCATAGGCGTAAAGGCGTTTATCCACGCTGTTTTTAAGTTGAATAGCGAGGAGTAG
- a CDS encoding RNA polymerase sigma factor, with protein MSEDRYEEIHSLFQLEATNLYNYVSHMCPPWMDAQDVVQDVFIKAFRYWHKFNHKSSARTWLFKIARNHIKDMYRKEKRESESLYRLQSSSRQSTSLSSSLELQEIIELLPLMQRETIFLRIIQGFSTKETAEILKVSPMNVRVSLYRARKLIVKLWFSDSADEGGKLHGENLH; from the coding sequence GTGAGTGAAGACAGATACGAGGAGATTCACTCGTTGTTTCAACTAGAAGCAACTAATTTGTATAACTATGTTTCGCACATGTGTCCTCCTTGGATGGACGCCCAAGATGTGGTACAGGATGTGTTCATAAAGGCTTTTCGGTATTGGCACAAATTTAACCACAAATCCAGTGCACGAACGTGGCTCTTCAAAATTGCCCGAAATCACATTAAGGATATGTATCGCAAGGAGAAAAGAGAGTCTGAATCACTGTACCGTCTACAATCTAGTTCTCGCCAGTCCACAAGCCTATCTTCATCCCTTGAACTACAAGAAATCATTGAGTTATTGCCACTTATGCAACGTGAAACTATTTTTCTGCGAATCATCCAGGGATTTTCAACGAAGGAAACTGCTGAGATTCTTAAGGTATCACCCATGAACGTGCGAGTTTCACTCTATCGCGCGCGTAAACTGATTGTGAAGCTATGGTTCTCGGATAGTGCAGATGAAGGGGGTAAATTACATGGAGAAAACCTACATTGA
- a CDS encoding sodium:solute symporter, with the protein MNSALAIIFLFLLLSIYLGIRARRGKTMNLEQWTTGGRSFGTLFVFLLSAGEIYTTFTFLGGSGWSYGKGAPTFYILSYGALAYIMSYWLLPAIWRYSKKHRLVSQSDFFVSKYNSPSLGVTVSIIGIVAMVPYLVLQLKGLGLIVQEASYGTISSTLAIWIGVIAVTIYVMTSGVHGSAWTSVVKDAMVLLIVLILGIYLPFHFYGGFGHMFQQINQVKPGFLTLSTKGMSISWFISTVLLTALGFYTWPHSFGAIFTAKHEKIFRRNAVIFPLYQLVLLFVFFVGFAAILQVPHLNNPDLALLAVSKKAFSPWFLGVIGAAGLLCAIVPGSMLMMTSATMMSKNIYKVFNSQATDAQVSALAKYLVPVVALIALYFTFHGGDTIVALLLMGYSFVTQFFPAILFSLAKRNPISKAGAFAGILTGEVVVAVVSLSHQTVGTIFPFLPQWGKDLNVGIVAMILNLIVTFAVSAFTKKVELAVAPELEA; encoded by the coding sequence GTGAACAGTGCATTAGCGATAATTTTTTTGTTCCTGCTGCTTTCCATTTATTTGGGTATTCGTGCAAGGCGCGGCAAGACCATGAACCTGGAACAATGGACTACTGGCGGACGGAGTTTCGGTACCTTGTTTGTGTTCCTGCTCAGTGCAGGTGAAATTTACACAACATTCACATTTTTAGGGGGAAGCGGCTGGTCTTACGGAAAAGGGGCGCCGACTTTCTACATTTTAAGCTACGGTGCACTGGCCTACATCATGTCCTATTGGCTGCTTCCGGCAATTTGGCGTTATTCAAAAAAACACAGGCTTGTATCACAATCGGACTTCTTTGTCAGTAAATACAACAGTCCTAGCCTCGGTGTCACGGTTTCCATCATTGGTATTGTAGCCATGGTCCCGTATCTTGTTCTGCAGTTAAAAGGCTTGGGGCTGATTGTGCAGGAAGCGTCCTACGGAACGATTTCCTCGACCTTGGCCATTTGGATTGGCGTCATCGCAGTAACCATCTACGTCATGACGTCCGGCGTTCACGGCTCTGCCTGGACTTCCGTCGTGAAAGACGCCATGGTATTGTTGATTGTGTTAATCTTGGGTATTTACTTGCCCTTTCATTTCTATGGTGGATTCGGTCACATGTTTCAGCAAATCAATCAGGTAAAACCAGGCTTCCTCACCTTGAGCACCAAGGGAATGAGCATTTCCTGGTTTATCTCAACGGTTCTCTTGACCGCCCTTGGGTTCTACACTTGGCCGCACTCTTTTGGTGCCATCTTCACGGCAAAACACGAGAAGATTTTCCGAAGAAATGCGGTGATCTTTCCCTTGTATCAACTGGTATTGCTGTTCGTTTTCTTCGTTGGATTCGCCGCGATTCTGCAGGTTCCGCATTTGAACAATCCAGATTTGGCGCTTTTGGCTGTCTCGAAAAAAGCATTTTCACCTTGGTTCCTGGGTGTCATTGGAGCCGCTGGGTTGTTGTGTGCAATTGTCCCCGGATCGATGTTGATGATGACGAGTGCAACCATGATGTCGAAAAACATCTATAAGGTTTTCAACAGCCAAGCAACCGATGCCCAAGTCTCAGCACTTGCGAAGTACTTGGTCCCTGTAGTGGCTCTGATTGCACTGTACTTTACCTTCCATGGCGGTGACACCATTGTGGCGCTGCTGCTCATGGGGTACAGTTTTGTGACACAGTTCTTCCCAGCCATCCTGTTTAGTTTGGCTAAGCGCAACCCAATTTCTAAAGCAGGCGCATTTGCTGGAATTCTCACTGGTGAAGTTGTAGTGGCTGTCGTCAGTTTGTCGCACCAAACTGTAGGAACAATCTTCCCCTTCCTGCCGCAGTGGGGCAAGGACTTGAACGTAGGTATCGTGGCTATGATACTCAATTTGATTGTGACCTTCGCGGTCAGTGCATTTACGAAGAAAGTGGAGCTTGCGGTAGCACCGGAACTAGAGGCGTAA
- a CDS encoding amidohydrolase — MDIIAMRRDLHRHPEVGFTEFRTASIVVRRLESLGYEVHYGPEVMVAQERMGVPSDSELQAAYERALSEDANPAVLKKMQGGLTGIVATLAKGSKGEVMAVRFDMDALPVQESTSEHHRPAQLGFESQHPGQMHACGHDGHTSIGLAFAEKMVNTPFEGVLKLIFQPAEEGGRGAYAMVQAGVADDVDYFFGLHLGLDLPDGAVSGGTHEFLASTKMQAHFQGIAAHAAAAPEQGRNALLGAASALMNIHAVPRFSGGPTRVNVGMLHGGTAANIIAEQATMTLECRAESSDIHADLEHRVTSILEYSAKMHGLDLSITVTGKTIAAKCDDELVQIAMAEAQQVNGFTSVKPSHPLGASEDATFFMERVQNRGGKATYMVVGTPIPAPHHNPRFDIREDALERAVNVLERIALKLLSSKGK, encoded by the coding sequence GTGGATATCATTGCAATGCGGCGTGACTTGCACAGGCATCCGGAAGTCGGATTTACGGAGTTTCGCACTGCAAGCATAGTTGTTCGCAGGCTGGAGTCATTGGGGTATGAGGTGCACTATGGGCCTGAAGTGATGGTAGCGCAGGAGCGCATGGGGGTTCCATCAGACTCCGAACTTCAGGCCGCCTATGAGAGAGCTCTGTCAGAAGACGCCAATCCTGCTGTTCTCAAGAAAATGCAGGGCGGTCTTACGGGCATTGTTGCAACTTTAGCGAAAGGGAGCAAAGGTGAAGTAATGGCAGTTCGCTTTGACATGGATGCGTTGCCAGTACAGGAGTCTACTAGCGAACATCACCGGCCCGCTCAGTTGGGATTCGAGTCGCAGCACCCTGGACAAATGCACGCCTGCGGACACGACGGTCATACGTCCATCGGATTAGCCTTTGCAGAGAAAATGGTGAATACTCCTTTTGAAGGCGTCTTAAAGCTGATTTTTCAACCTGCCGAAGAGGGGGGGCGCGGTGCCTATGCCATGGTTCAAGCTGGTGTGGCAGACGATGTGGACTACTTTTTCGGATTGCATTTAGGCCTTGATTTGCCGGATGGTGCAGTGAGTGGAGGAACACATGAGTTCTTGGCTTCGACGAAAATGCAGGCACACTTTCAGGGTATTGCGGCCCATGCAGCAGCGGCACCGGAACAAGGGAGAAACGCCTTATTAGGAGCGGCCAGCGCCTTGATGAACATACATGCAGTCCCACGGTTCAGCGGTGGTCCCACTCGCGTCAATGTGGGTATGCTGCACGGGGGGACAGCGGCCAATATTATTGCTGAGCAAGCAACGATGACACTCGAGTGCAGGGCAGAGTCGTCTGATATTCACGCGGATTTAGAGCACCGCGTTACATCTATTTTGGAGTACAGTGCAAAGATGCATGGTTTAGACTTATCCATAACGGTCACTGGTAAAACCATTGCGGCAAAATGTGACGACGAACTTGTCCAGATTGCCATGGCAGAGGCGCAACAAGTAAACGGCTTTACGTCCGTGAAGCCGTCTCATCCGCTCGGTGCCAGCGAGGACGCGACCTTTTTCATGGAGCGTGTCCAAAATCGGGGCGGAAAGGCAACCTATATGGTAGTGGGCACGCCGATTCCGGCACCACATCATAATCCCCGCTTTGATATTCGGGAGGACGCTCTTGAAAGAGCCGTCAATGTGTTGGAACGCATCGCGCTGAAACTACTTTCGAGTAAAGGGAAATAG